One Sphaeramia orbicularis chromosome 21, fSphaOr1.1, whole genome shotgun sequence DNA window includes the following coding sequences:
- the LOC115412796 gene encoding uncharacterized protein LOC115412796 — MTHFRGQIRGPHWGPTMDNLLIEFWSKHDCLFNSSLESYYDKDLKTKLWSEFALSIGKPVADVERRSRSLRTQYGRVLWHPERVNTFQQKMLREKLDFLRPYIVRRRVDSFLEDKFDDREEEEEDEDLENEGSIDQEMGSTFGSPLDGDMTEPDPDDEPRPVASVSRCSPMHCPTLQPQVTEVMSLSCDRHDDEGPVDQPDQTAAAKQDILNQFVEVMLADMRQIKDPLVLMRLRRDITDLVFKAVEEDMQRRCIQVPSSVPLLAERMQLQSCAGSQQAQMNFSWRQRFLKRKNKAADMARRLQRWEEAKHMRRESRNQLTQQTPEGIGECSNQAVIQASEIKTESEPCMVKIEDELHPSV; from the exons ATGACACATTTTCGTGGTCAAATACGAGGTCCACACTGGGGGCCAACCATGGACAACCTGCTCATAGAATTTTGGAGCAAACACGATTGTCTGTTCAACTCCTCACTGGAGTCTTACTACGACAAAGACTTGAAGACGAAGCTGTGGTCAGAGTTCGCCTTGTCCATCGGAAAACCTG TAGCTGATGTGGAGAGAAGATCCAGATCACTTCGGACTCAGTATGGGAGAGTGTTATGGCACCCAGAGAGGGTAAACACCTTCCAGCAAAAGATGCTAAGGGAGAAACTGGATTTCTTGAGGCCTTACATAGTTCGCAGGCGAGTGGATTCGTTTCTG GAGGACAAGTTTGATGAtcgggaagaggaagaggaggatgaggatctGGAGAATGAAGGAAGTATCGACCAAGAGATGGGAAGCACATTTGGTAGCCCGCTGGATGGTGACATGACTGAGCCAGATCCTGATGATGAACCCCGACCTGTTGCTTCTGTCTCTAGATGTTCTCCAATGCACTGTCCGACCCTGCAGCCTCAGGTGACAGAGGTCATGTCTCTGAGCTGTGACCGCCACGACGACGAAGGCCCTGTGGATCAGCCGGATCAAACAGCTGCAGCTAAACAGGACATACTAAACCAGTTTGTCGAGGTTATGTTAGCAGATATGCGTCAGATTAAAGATCCTCTTGTGCTCATGAGACTTCGCAGAGACATTACTGACCTTGTGTTCAAAGCAGTAGAAGAAGACATGCAGAGACGATGCATTCAAGTACCATCATCCGTGCCGTTGCTAGCAGAAAGGATGCAGTTACAGAGTTGTGCTGGGTCTCAACAGGCACAGATGAACTTCTCCTGGCGACAGAGatttttaaagagaaaaaataaagcgGCTGACATGGCAAGGAGGTTGCAGAGATGGGAGGAAGCAAAGCATATGAGGAGGGAGTCCAGGAATCAGCTCACACAGCAAACACCAGAGGGGATTGGAGAATGCAGTAATCAGGCTGTGATTCAGGCCTCTGAGATCAAAACCGAGTCAGAGCCTTGTATGGTTAAGATTGAAGATGAACTACATCCATCAGTTTGA
- the ddx18 gene encoding ATP-dependent RNA helicase DDX18: MADLQMKLLRKKIQKRNEKNKERKLKKQTQDDETVNSNGLEEECTEDPTAACQTETKPKKKQNSVSVDRTTTASETPLKKKKKKKRKLTDSAESPAEKKTKTSDDDEEEDEGEEEAGKNAEQVVEEPEEAADDEEEDDDAEEEENKDGEGDEEDDEQPELPSGLTGAFEDTSFASLAELVSESTLKGVKEMGFEHMTEIQHKSIRPLLEGRDVLAAAKTGSGKTLAFLIPSIELIYKLKFMPRNGTGVVILSPTRELAMQTYGVLKELMTHHVHTYGLIMGGSNRSAEAQKLANGVNILVATPGRLLDHLQNTPGFMFKNLQCLIIDEADRILEVGFEEELKQIIKLLPKKRQTMLFSATQTRKVEDLARISLKKEPLYVGVDDNKDKATVDGLEQGYVVCPSEKRFLLLFTFLKKNRKKKLMVFFSSCMSVKFHYELLNYIDLPVMAIHGKQKQTKRTTTFFQFCNADSGILLCTDVAARGLDIPEVDWIVQYDPPDDPKEYIHRVGRTARGINGRGHALLILRPEELGFLRFLKQAKVPLSEFEFSWSKISDIQSQLEKLIEKNYYLHKSAQEAYKSYVRAYDSHSLKQIYSVSTLNLPMVALSFGFKVPPFVDLNVHSSKGIKMQKRGGGGGFGYQKSKNVHKSKIFKHVNKGKGDKRQFSR; this comes from the exons ATGGCGGATCTACAGATGAAACTTCTCCGAAAGAAAATCCAGAAAAGAAATGAGAAGAACAAagaacgaaaattaaaaaaacagacacaagATGATGagacag TAAACTCAAATGGTCTGGAGGAAGAATGTACTGAAGATCCAACAGCAGCTTGTCAAACAGAGACCAAGCCTAAGAAGAAGCAGAACAGCGTGTCAGTGGACAGGACCACCACAGCCAGTGAGACTCCtctaaagaagaaaaagaaaaaaaagaggaagctcACTGACTCTGCTGAATCCCCAG ctgaaaaaaagaccaaaacatcagatgatgatgaggaggaggatgagggggAAGAAGAGGCTGGTAAAAATGCCGAACAGGTAGTTGAAGAACCAGAGGAAGCTGCAGATGAtgaggaagaagatgatgatgctgAAGAGGAGGAGAACAAAGATGGAGAGggtgatgaagaagatgatgaacaaCCCGAACTACCATCGGGCTTAACAG GAGCCTTTGAGGACACATCGTTTGCCTCCCTCGCTGAGCTGGTGAGTGAGAGCACGCTGAAAGGAGTGAAGGAAATGGGCTTCGAACACATGACAGAGATCCAGCACAAAAGTATACGCCCTCTGCTGGAGGGAAG GGACGTCCTGGCTGCAGCCAAGACAGGCAGCGGTAAAACCTTGGCCTTCCTCATCCCGTCTATAGAGCTCATCTACAAACTCAAGTTCATGCCCAGGAATG GTACTGGTGTGGTGATTCTTTCTCCTACACGTGAGTTGGCGATGCAAACATATGGTGTACTGAAGGAGCTGATGACGCACCATGTGCACACATACGGTCTGATCATGGGGGGCAGTAACCGCTCAGCTGAGGCCCAGAAACTGGCCAATGGTGTCAATATCCTGGTGGCCACGCCAGGCCGTCTGCTGGATCACCTCCAG aaTACTCCAGGGTTCATGTTCAAGAACTTGCAGTGTTTGATTATTGATGAAGCCGACCGCATCTTGGAGGTGGGCTTCGAAGAGGAACTGAAGCAGATCATCAAACTGCTGCCAA AGAAGAGGCAGACCATGCTGTTTTCAGCTACTCAGACCCGTAAAGTGGAGGATTTGGCTCGTATCTCCTTGAAGAAGGAGCCTCTGTATGTCGGGGTGgatgacaacaaagacaaagCAACTGTGGATGGACTGGAGCAG GGTTACGTGGTTTGTCCGTCAGAAAAGCGCTTCCTGCTGCTCTTTACCTTTCTGAAGAAGAACCGCAAGAAGAAGCTCATGGTCTTCTTCTCCTCCTGTATGTCTGTGAAGTTTCATTATGAGCTACTCAACTACATCGACCTGCCCGTCATGGCCATTCAT GGCAAGCAGAAGCAGACCAAACGTACCACCACCTTCTTCCAGTTCTGCAACGCTGACTCTGGCATCCTGCTGTGTACTGACGTGGCCGCTCGAGGGCTGGACATCCCAGAGGTGGACTGGATCGTCCAATATGACCCACCGGATGACCCCAAG GAGTACATCCACCGAGTAGGAAGAACGGCACGAGGGATCAATGGCAGAGGCCACGCGCTCCTGATCCTCCGGCCTGAAGAACTAGGCTTCCTGCGTTTCCTCAAACAAGCCAAG gttccaTTAAGTGAGTTTGAGTTTTCCTGGAGTAAGATCTCAGATATTCAGTCCCAG TTGGAGAAGCTGATCGAGAAGAACTACTACCTCCACAAGTCAGCCCAGGAAGCCTACAAGTCATATGTGAGGGCTTACGACTCCCACTCACTCAAACAGATCTACAGTGTCAGCACCCTCAACCTCCCCATGGTGGCGCTGTCCTTTGGCTTCAAAGTTCCCCCCTTTGTTGACCTGA ACGTCCACAGCAGTAAAGGAATCAAGATGCAGAAACGTGGCGGTGGAGGAGGATTTGGATACCAAAAGTCAAAAAATGTACACAAGTCTAAAATCTTCAAGCACGTCAACAAAGGAAAGGGTGACAAAAGACAGTTCTCTCGCTGA